A single window of Aquarana catesbeiana isolate 2022-GZ linkage group LG10, ASM4218655v1, whole genome shotgun sequence DNA harbors:
- the LOC141110899 gene encoding uncharacterized protein: protein MGDFNYPDIDWVEGTMHSSKAHQFLNVLQDNFMGQMVDAPTKNKALLDLLITNNTDLIMDVEIWGNLGNSDHRSIGFSINHTNRKHKGNTKTLNFKRANFPKPQTLLEDINWGKILETKNTEERWVCFKSILNKGISQCIPLGNKFKRANKSPGWLNYNVKMHIKAKEKAFKKYKAEGSSSAFRLYKECYKILKGAIRVAKIEHKRHIAEESKKNPKKFFKYLSSKKGSTDHIGPIKNEEGHLVTKDGEMAKVLNFFFSSVSTRESRDFSNQNCSVWPHDTSQEAPSWLTEDKIRNRLGKPNINKSPGPDGLHPRVLRELSQIIARQLFLIFTDSLLTGMVPADWRKAPIFKKGPKYIPGNYRPVSLTSIY, encoded by the coding sequence atgggggattttaattatccagacatagactgggtggagggaaccatgcattcgtctaaggctcaccagttcctaaatgtcttgcaggacaatttcatgggtcagatggtagacgcaccaactaaaaacaaggcattactagatctactgattaccaacaatacagacctgatcatggatgtggaaatatggggcaatttaggaaacagtgatcacaggtcaattggcttcagtataaatcacacaaataggaaacacaagggtaacacaaagacactgaacttcaaaagagccaacttccctaaaccacaaaccttgctagaagatataaattggggtaaaatcttagaaacaaagaacacggaggagagatgggtttgctttaagagcatattaaataagggcattagccagtgcatcccattgggaaataaatttaaaagagcgaacaaaagtcctggatggcttaactataatgtaaaaatgcatataaaagcaaaggagaaggccttcaaaaaatacaaggcagagggatcatcatcagcattcagactttacaaagaatgctaCAAGATATtaaagggtgcaattagggtggctaagatagaacacaaaagacatatagcggaggagagcaaaaaaaatcccaagaaattctttaagtatttaAGCAGTAAAAAAGGGagcacagaccatattggccccataaagaatgaggaaggacatctggttacaaaggatggggagatggcgaaggtattgaattttttcttctcctcagtcagCACGAGGGAATCaagggacttcagtaaccaaaactgcagtgtttggcctcatgacacatcacaggaagcaccctcatggctaacagaggacaaaattagaaatagacttgggaaacctaacattaataaatcaccaggaccagatggcttacacccgagggtacttagggaactcagtcaaataattgccagacaattgttcctaatttttactgacagtctactgactggaatggtaccagctgattggagaaaagcaccaatatttaaaaaagggccaaaatacatccctgggaattacagaccagttagcctaacatcaatatactaa